A single Blattabacterium sp. (Mastotermes darwiniensis) str. MADAR DNA region contains:
- a CDS encoding thioredoxin family protein, with translation MVVTHSSNEIRKIKIKNFELLESISRKNKFLKNFFSDKATVIMFICNHCPYVKHINPELVRLTKEYIPKGVSFLAINSNDIEKYPEDSPEEMKKISHQLGYPFPYFFDEKQEVAKYYGAKCTPEFFIFNGLGNLCYHGQLDDSRPGNGIPVTGNDVREILQDILEGIEKITYPKIKPSYGCNIKWKV, from the coding sequence ATGGTCGTTACCCATTCTTCTAATGAGATTAGAAAAATAAAAATAAAAAATTTTGAATTATTAGAATCTATATCAAGAAAGAATAAATTTCTTAAAAATTTTTTTTCCGATAAAGCTACTGTCATTATGTTTATTTGTAATCATTGTCCGTATGTCAAACATATTAATCCAGAATTAGTACGTTTAACTAAGGAATATATTCCTAAAGGAGTTTCTTTTTTGGCTATAAATTCTAACGATATCGAAAAATATCCAGAAGATTCTCCTGAGGAAATGAAAAAAATATCTCATCAATTGGGTTATCCATTTCCTTATTTTTTTGATGAAAAACAAGAAGTAGCTAAGTATTATGGGGCTAAATGTACTCCTGAATTTTTTATATTTAACGGTCTAGGAAATTTATGTTATCATGGACAATTAGATGATTCTAGACCAGGAAATGGAATTCCTGTTACAGGAAACGATGTGAGAGAAATATTACAAGATATTTTAGAAGGAATAGAAAAAATAACATATCCAAAAATAAAACCAAGTTACGGATGTAATATCAAATGGAAAGTATAA
- a CDS encoding zinc ribbon domain-containing protein, which yields MENKIQETVTKVADQLRVLYNLQLIDSRMDEIKNFRINIPVEINKLEEELEKVKITLKDIYEEIISIEQNIDKKNKEIKYSENLIKQYEKQKDNVVRNHKELYFIEKEIDYQKLEIQLSEKRIQEMNLKIYKSKKLLENKEEIFRNQKEHLFHKKKELNKILLENEKEEKILLEKSIFFAKKVDNNLLKTYKKIRNRVKNGIAVAPVQRGAPLGSYLSITPQKYSELIQRNKLLIDEHSGRILIDEELAEEEKKKSFVFCSKK from the coding sequence ATGGAAAATAAAATACAAGAAACTGTTACCAAAGTTGCAGATCAATTAAGAGTTTTATACAATCTTCAATTGATAGATTCTCGTATGGATGAAATAAAAAACTTCCGTATAAATATACCCGTGGAAATAAATAAATTGGAAGAAGAACTTGAAAAGGTAAAAATAACATTAAAAGATATTTATGAGGAAATTATTTCTATCGAACAAAATATTGATAAAAAAAACAAAGAAATTAAATACTCTGAGAATTTGATCAAACAATATGAGAAACAAAAGGATAATGTTGTAAGAAATCACAAGGAATTATATTTTATAGAAAAAGAAATTGATTATCAGAAATTAGAAATTCAATTATCTGAAAAAAGAATACAAGAAATGAATCTTAAAATTTATAAAAGTAAGAAACTTTTAGAAAATAAAGAAGAAATTTTTAGAAATCAAAAAGAACATCTTTTTCATAAAAAAAAAGAATTAAATAAAATTTTATTAGAAAATGAAAAAGAAGAAAAAATTTTACTAGAAAAATCTATATTTTTTGCTAAAAAAGTAGATAATAATTTATTAAAAACTTATAAAAAAATAAGAAATAGGGTTAAAAATGGAATAGCTGTTGCTCCAGTTCAAAGAGGAGCTCCATTAGGATCCTATCTTTCTATAACTCCACAAAAGTATTCCGAGCTAATACAACGAAATAAACTTTTAATAGATGAACATAGTGGAAGGATATTAATAGACGAAGAATTAGCTGAAGAAGAAAAGAAGAAATCTTTTGTTTTTTGTTCAAAAAAATAA
- a CDS encoding Nif3-like dinuclear metal center hexameric protein: protein MEILVRDIAKELEGLAPIEYAESYDNIGLIVGSYDQKVKKILITLDLTEEVLSESINKKCNLIISFHPIFLQSIKSLTGKNLSERVVISALKNDVSIYVIHTNLDVIWEGSTSYISKFLQLNREKVIFPKKGTIRKLTTYVPVSYADKVRNSLFEAGAGNISNYSRCSYNFDGFGSFMGNENSKPLFGKKGDFHMEKETCINVVFPFHKLNIIKEALFKSHPYEEVSYEIYNIENINPYIGIGIIGYLLEEMNEYDFLLYLKNRMNLLCIRHSPFIGRKIRKIAMITGSGRFGIETAIKENAHVFISSDFKYHDFFKSENKILIVDIGHYESEKFNKNLLKSFLDKKFVHIPIYESEIHTSPVKYFY from the coding sequence ATGGAAATCTTAGTACGAGATATCGCTAAAGAATTAGAAGGTTTAGCTCCTATAGAATATGCAGAATCTTATGATAATATAGGATTAATAGTCGGTTCATATGATCAAAAAGTAAAAAAAATACTGATAACTTTAGATCTTACTGAAGAGGTACTTTCAGAATCTATAAATAAAAAATGCAATCTTATCATATCCTTTCATCCTATATTTTTACAATCTATAAAAAGTTTAACAGGAAAAAATTTATCAGAAAGAGTTGTTATTTCCGCATTGAAAAATGATGTATCCATTTATGTCATTCATACTAATTTGGACGTAATATGGGAAGGATCTACTTCTTATATATCAAAATTTTTGCAATTAAATAGAGAAAAGGTAATTTTTCCTAAGAAAGGAACTATAAGAAAATTAACAACTTATGTCCCAGTTTCTTATGCTGATAAAGTTAGAAATTCTTTATTTGAGGCAGGAGCTGGAAATATTTCTAATTATAGCCGTTGCAGTTATAACTTTGATGGATTTGGAAGTTTTATGGGGAATGAAAATTCTAAACCTCTTTTTGGTAAAAAAGGAGATTTTCATATGGAAAAAGAAACTTGTATTAACGTGGTTTTTCCATTTCATAAATTAAATATAATTAAAGAAGCTCTTTTTAAAAGTCATCCTTATGAAGAAGTCTCCTATGAGATTTATAATATTGAAAATATTAATCCCTATATAGGTATAGGAATAATAGGATATTTACTGGAAGAAATGAATGAATATGATTTTCTTCTTTATTTAAAAAATAGAATGAATTTGCTCTGTATTAGACATTCTCCATTCATAGGAAGAAAAATTAGAAAAATAGCGATGATTACAGGTTCAGGAAGATTTGGTATTGAAACAGCTATAAAAGAGAATGCTCATGTTTTTATATCATCTGATTTTAAATATCATGATTTTTTTAAATCGGAAAATAAAATATTAATTGTAGATATAGGGCATTATGAATCTGAAAAATTCAATAAGAATTTACTAAAATCTTTTTTAGATAAAAAATTTGTTCATATTCCTATTTACGAATCAGAAATTCATACTAGTCCAGTTAAATATTTTTATTAA
- the lipA gene encoding lipoyl synthase, with protein sequence MNLIQKKPNWIRVKFPIGKNYNRLQKLVALHKLNTICQSGSCPNIGECWEKGVATFMILGNVCTRSCRFCGVKTGRPENVDWEEPEKVARSIKILKIKHVVITSVNRDDLKDMGASIWRKTIQLTKDINPSITIETLIPDFKGEKKIIEKIISSKPEVISHNVETVPRLTKKIRIQAKYDRSLKVLQYIKEKNKNIRTKTGIMLGLGEKIEEILETMKDIKDSKVDILTIGQYLQPSFKHFPVHSFVLPDQFQKLKKIGLKLGFKYVESGPLVRSSYHAEKHVK encoded by the coding sequence ATGAATTTAATTCAAAAAAAACCTAATTGGATAAGAGTTAAATTTCCTATTGGAAAGAATTATAATAGATTACAAAAATTAGTGGCCTTACATAAATTAAATACAATTTGTCAAAGTGGAAGTTGTCCTAATATAGGAGAGTGTTGGGAAAAAGGTGTCGCTACTTTTATGATATTGGGAAATGTTTGTACAAGATCCTGTAGATTTTGTGGAGTAAAAACAGGACGTCCTGAAAACGTAGATTGGGAAGAACCAGAAAAAGTAGCAAGATCCATTAAAATATTGAAAATTAAACATGTGGTTATTACTTCTGTGAATAGAGATGATTTAAAAGATATGGGTGCTTCTATATGGAGAAAAACCATACAATTAACCAAAGATATCAATCCATCTATAACAATAGAAACCTTGATACCTGATTTTAAGGGAGAAAAAAAAATCATAGAAAAAATAATATCTTCCAAACCGGAAGTAATTTCTCATAATGTAGAAACTGTTCCTAGGTTAACAAAGAAAATTCGTATTCAAGCGAAATACGATCGTAGTCTTAAAGTATTACAATACATTAAGGAAAAAAATAAAAATATTCGGACAAAAACTGGAATCATGTTAGGATTAGGAGAAAAAATAGAAGAAATATTGGAAACCATGAAGGATATAAAAGACTCTAAAGTAGATATTCTTACAATAGGACAATATTTGCAACCTTCTTTCAAACACTTTCCCGTACATTCTTTTGTTTTACCAGATCAATTTCAAAAATTGAAAAAAATTGGATTAAAATTGGGTTTTAAATATGTAGAGAGTGGACCTCTAGTTCGTTCTTCTTATCATGCGGAAAAGCATGTAAAATAA
- a CDS encoding exodeoxyribonuclease V subunit beta encodes MQLIIDERSNIIHFFLLFGLFDSIMILPATLKIYNASAGSGKTSFLVKNYLTILFQSSHYDEFKHILALTFTNKASEEMKRRILQCIKEFSNQTISKEYYFLFDSLKKDLKLTKSQLSEHSKKILSEILYDFSSFSISTIDKFTYRTIRSFSKKNMDLEMDPHNFLWNVVDNLYNKLKNSEKWSHILGQFSLEQLKKGKNWDIRKELFKIAHLLVEENSFFPIKKIKEKSLDDWIFLKKTLLKRTKEFEKKCKEQGEKFFDLLKKKSIQKHSFPYEDFPKFFQKLRMGDIIFNTLNKRLEKSIQIGIFYNKNTRIDQKKLIKENQKEILFLYQETKFLYDKYIDSYILDKLFLKNFNFLSIIHEIEKEIHSLKEEKNILLYPELNKILHERIIQEPYPHIYEKIGEKYKHYLIDEFQDISLLQWENIRILVENALSENGSAMIVGDPKQSIYNWRGGDSKSLIHIISSSSKSYHKEVFTIETNFRSYEEIVKFNNSLYQSVYKIFNSTLYKYNKTKQKVFKKPGGYVELNFVCLGEINYKQYIYCQIKNKIQKLLKQRYKLSDIAILVRNNEDGNLLSEKLMEDGFMVNTSVSLLIKNHLEIEIIVHFFYILFKPLCYQKRATLILLLLQKKLIRTKKEDHDFLIETLFLPLNLFLKKIVGSKQHSLDLKNLYNQSIYNIAEQIISIFGLLNSYNTSSIYSFLDFVHRYMKIVGNSIVDFLEYWEYKKEKESIIISDDQNIDAIRIMTIHKSKGLQFPVVILPFTDWNIVSKKKEGTWIDVCPNLYHGLDSIYLEEIQPYFEQIDDNCIINSYEKYLSKIRFDNLNLLYVATTRPMEQLIIFAKHGNDKSVSFYIKNFLKEKKLWKETKLQYSFGIEKKND; translated from the coding sequence ATGCAATTAATAATTGATGAGAGGTCTAATATTATTCATTTTTTTTTACTTTTTGGCTTATTTGATTCTATTATGATTCTTCCAGCTACATTAAAAATATATAACGCATCAGCAGGTTCTGGAAAAACTTCTTTTCTAGTAAAAAATTACCTTACCATTCTATTTCAAAGTTCTCATTATGATGAATTTAAACATATTTTAGCTTTAACCTTTACAAATAAGGCCTCTGAAGAAATGAAGAGAAGAATTCTACAATGTATAAAAGAATTTTCCAATCAAACAATAAGTAAGGAATATTACTTTTTGTTTGATTCTCTTAAAAAAGATTTAAAATTGACAAAAAGTCAACTATCCGAACATTCTAAAAAAATATTATCTGAAATATTATACGATTTTTCTTCTTTTTCTATAAGTACTATAGATAAATTTACTTACCGTACTATTCGATCTTTTTCAAAAAAAAATATGGATTTAGAAATGGATCCTCATAATTTTTTATGGAATGTTGTAGATAATCTATATAATAAATTAAAAAATTCAGAAAAATGGTCCCATATTTTGGGACAATTTTCTTTAGAGCAATTAAAAAAAGGAAAAAATTGGGATATACGCAAAGAATTATTTAAAATAGCTCATCTTCTAGTAGAAGAAAATAGTTTTTTTCCTATAAAAAAAATTAAAGAAAAATCTTTGGATGATTGGATTTTTTTAAAGAAAACTTTGTTAAAAAGAACAAAAGAATTTGAAAAAAAATGTAAAGAACAAGGGGAAAAATTTTTTGATTTACTGAAAAAAAAATCCATTCAAAAACATTCATTTCCTTATGAAGATTTCCCAAAATTTTTTCAAAAATTACGTATGGGAGATATAATATTCAATACTTTGAATAAACGTCTTGAAAAATCTATTCAAATAGGAATATTTTATAATAAAAACACTAGAATAGATCAAAAAAAACTGATAAAAGAAAATCAAAAAGAAATACTTTTCTTATATCAAGAAACAAAATTTTTATATGATAAATATATTGACTCTTATATTTTAGATAAACTTTTTTTAAAAAATTTTAATTTTTTATCTATAATACATGAAATAGAAAAAGAAATTCATTCTTTAAAAGAAGAAAAAAATATTCTTTTATACCCAGAATTAAATAAAATACTTCATGAAAGGATTATCCAAGAACCCTATCCTCATATTTATGAAAAAATTGGGGAAAAATACAAACATTATTTGATCGATGAATTTCAGGATATTTCATTGTTACAATGGGAAAATATTCGAATATTAGTTGAAAATGCTTTATCAGAAAATGGATCAGCAATGATTGTAGGAGATCCTAAACAATCTATATATAATTGGAGAGGTGGGGATTCTAAGTCTTTGATTCATATAATTTCTTCTTCATCTAAATCTTATCATAAAGAAGTATTCACTATAGAAACTAATTTTCGTAGCTATGAAGAAATTGTAAAATTTAATAATTCCCTTTATCAATCGGTATATAAAATTTTTAATTCTACTCTTTATAAATATAATAAAACTAAACAAAAAGTATTCAAAAAACCTGGAGGATATGTTGAATTAAATTTCGTTTGTTTGGGTGAAATTAATTACAAACAATATATTTATTGTCAAATAAAAAATAAGATACAAAAATTATTAAAACAGAGATACAAATTATCGGATATAGCTATCTTAGTAAGAAATAATGAAGATGGAAATTTATTATCTGAAAAACTTATGGAAGACGGTTTTATGGTCAATACTTCCGTTTCGCTTCTTATTAAAAATCATCTGGAAATAGAAATAATTGTACATTTTTTTTATATTCTTTTTAAACCTCTTTGTTATCAAAAAAGAGCTACTTTAATTTTATTATTATTGCAAAAAAAATTAATTCGTACTAAAAAAGAAGATCATGATTTTCTTATAGAAACTCTTTTTCTTCCATTGAATCTTTTCTTAAAAAAAATTGTTGGTTCAAAACAACATTCATTAGATTTAAAAAATTTATACAATCAATCTATATACAATATAGCAGAACAGATAATTTCTATATTTGGATTATTAAATTCATATAACACTTCATCTATCTATTCTTTTTTAGATTTCGTTCATAGGTATATGAAAATCGTAGGAAATTCTATTGTAGATTTTTTGGAATATTGGGAATATAAAAAAGAAAAAGAAAGTATCATTATTTCTGATGATCAGAATATAGATGCTATTCGAATTATGACTATTCACAAATCTAAAGGATTGCAATTTCCTGTAGTCATTCTTCCTTTCACCGATTGGAATATTGTCTCAAAAAAAAAGGAAGGAACATGGATAGATGTATGTCCTAATTTATATCATGGTTTGGATTCTATCTATTTAGAAGAGATACAACCGTATTTTGAACAAATAGATGATAATTGTATCATAAATTCTTATGAAAAATATCTATCTAAGATAAGATTTGACAATCTTAATTTATTGTATGTTGCTACTACCCGTCCCATGGAACAACTCATTATTTTTGCTAAACATGGAAATGATAAATCTGTATCGTTTTATATTAAAAATTTTCTCAAGGAAAAAAAATTATGGAAAGAAACGAAATTACAGTATTCTTTTGGAATAGAGAAAAAAAATGATTAA
- the fbaA gene encoding class II fructose-bisphosphate aldolase: MYKKFPYGVATGSLVQEIFEYAKEKIFAIPAVNVIGSNTMNAVMETSAEVNAPVIIQLSNGGATFHAGKGLSNQEQKAAIKGSIACAKHIHELAKYYKSTVILHTDHCSKPNTSWIDGLIHANEEHYKHFGRTLFSSHMLDLSQESLEINIGICEKYFERMNKINMTIEIELGVTGGEEDGMDNSHIENNKLYTQPKEVSYAYERLMKISKNFIIAASFGNVHGVYKPGNVVLRPVILNHTQKYIQKKFDTKEKPVFFVFHGGSGSSVEEIQESISYGVVKINVDTDLQYAFTCGVRDYMNKNKEYLKQQIGNPKGKYLPNKKYYDPRVWLREGEKSFKSLLKKYFELMNNINTL; this comes from the coding sequence ATGTATAAAAAATTTCCTTATGGAGTAGCAACTGGTAGTCTTGTTCAAGAAATATTTGAATATGCTAAGGAAAAAATATTTGCTATACCTGCTGTAAATGTTATTGGATCTAATACAATGAATGCGGTAATGGAAACCTCTGCAGAAGTAAATGCTCCTGTAATCATTCAATTGTCTAATGGTGGAGCTACTTTTCATGCAGGAAAAGGGTTAAGTAATCAGGAACAAAAAGCGGCTATAAAAGGATCTATAGCTTGTGCCAAACATATTCATGAATTAGCAAAATATTATAAATCTACTGTTATTCTTCATACAGATCATTGTTCTAAACCAAATACTTCATGGATAGATGGATTAATACATGCTAATGAAGAACATTATAAACATTTTGGAAGAACTTTATTTAGTTCTCACATGTTGGATCTTTCTCAAGAATCTTTAGAAATAAATATTGGTATTTGTGAAAAATACTTTGAAAGAATGAATAAAATTAATATGACCATAGAAATAGAACTTGGAGTAACGGGAGGAGAAGAAGATGGAATGGACAATTCTCATATAGAAAACAATAAACTTTATACTCAACCAAAAGAAGTTTCATATGCTTATGAAAGATTGATGAAAATCAGTAAAAATTTTATTATAGCTGCTTCCTTCGGAAATGTACACGGAGTCTATAAACCTGGAAATGTGGTACTTCGTCCTGTTATATTAAACCATACCCAAAAATATATACAAAAAAAATTTGATACTAAAGAAAAACCAGTTTTTTTTGTTTTTCATGGAGGATCAGGATCTTCTGTAGAAGAGATTCAAGAGTCTATTAGTTATGGAGTGGTAAAAATAAATGTAGATACAGATTTACAATATGCTTTTACCTGTGGGGTTAGAGATTACATGAATAAAAATAAGGAATATTTAAAGCAACAGATAGGAAATCCAAAAGGAAAATATCTTCCAAATAAAAAATATTATGATCCTAGAGTATGGCTTAGGGAAGGAGAAAAATCATTCAAGTCACTTCTGAAAAAATACTTTGAATTAATGAATAATATTAACACTTTATAA
- the accD gene encoding acetyl-CoA carboxylase, carboxyltransferase subunit beta, with amino-acid sequence MTWFLRKKKNIITPIEDRKNFPKGLWYRTPSGKIIDAEELKKNAYVSPEDGYHVRIHSKEYFEILFDNGKFSEMNVKMISKDPIKWIDSKKYTDRIKEAIKKTNLYDAIRTGVGKMKDIDMVISCMDFSFIGGSMGSVVGEKISRAIKYCIEKKFPYVLISKSGGARIMESSFSLMQMAKTIARLTQLRDAKIPYISVLTDPTTGGVTASYALLGDVNIAEPGALIGFAGPRVIRETIGKDLPEGFQTSEFLLEHGFIDLISSRNELKKNISNLVSMMM; translated from the coding sequence ATGACTTGGTTTTTAAGAAAGAAAAAAAATATTATTACTCCTATAGAAGATAGAAAAAATTTTCCAAAAGGCCTTTGGTATAGGACTCCAAGTGGAAAAATTATAGATGCGGAAGAACTAAAAAAAAATGCCTATGTGAGTCCAGAAGATGGATATCATGTAAGAATTCATAGCAAAGAATATTTTGAAATCCTTTTCGATAATGGAAAATTTTCAGAAATGAATGTTAAAATGATTAGTAAAGACCCTATAAAATGGATAGATAGTAAAAAATATACAGATAGAATAAAGGAAGCAATAAAAAAAACAAATTTATACGATGCAATTAGAACGGGAGTTGGAAAAATGAAAGACATTGACATGGTGATATCCTGTATGGATTTTTCCTTCATAGGAGGTTCTATGGGTTCCGTAGTAGGAGAAAAGATATCTAGAGCTATAAAATATTGTATTGAAAAGAAATTTCCATATGTATTAATATCTAAGTCTGGTGGAGCAAGAATCATGGAATCTTCTTTTTCCTTAATGCAAATGGCTAAAACAATAGCTAGATTAACTCAATTACGTGATGCAAAAATTCCTTATATATCCGTTCTTACAGATCCAACAACAGGAGGAGTTACAGCATCTTATGCTTTACTTGGAGATGTAAACATAGCGGAACCAGGGGCTCTTATTGGATTTGCTGGTCCTAGAGTAATTAGGGAAACTATTGGAAAAGACCTTCCAGAGGGTTTTCAAACTTCAGAATTTCTTCTGGAACATGGTTTTATAGATTTAATTTCTTCTAGAAATGAATTAAAAAAAAATATATCCAATCTTGTTTCTATGATGATGTAA
- the guaA gene encoding glutamine-hydrolyzing GMP synthase — protein MRTYIIEKTLDYKDFILVLDFGSQYSQIITRKIREIGVYALLCPYSLSIRNILSKKPKGIILSGGPFSVYEKNPPLISRNIFQLNIPILGICYGMQLISFLFGGEIEQSKYKEYGKSNFIIDCYNNDLFHGIPKKSIVWMSHFDEVKKLPKTLKVIGHTSSCSIAALIHEKKDIYAVQFHPEVSHTEFGISIMKNFILHICKCNLNWKLNHFVLDSIVKKIRKRVDSKKVILGFSGGIDSFVAAHIIHKAIGDSLHCIFVDTGLLLKKEKISFLCKKMNLFVKIIDAKKRFLSILTGITDPEMKRKIIGKEFISIFQKESEKIKDVEFLAQGTIYSDVIESSTSSSLIKSHHNVGGLPHLMKLKLLEPLKYLFKDEVRKIGKKLGIPKEILYRHPFPGPGLSIRILGEVNQKKISILKKAESILLQELKDYDLYESVSQAFIILLPIKSVGVMGDKRTYEYTAVLRVTNTEDFMTATFSHLPYNFLEKISNRIINEVDGINRLVYDITSKPPATIEWE, from the coding sequence TTGAGAACTTATATTATCGAAAAGACATTGGATTATAAAGACTTCATTTTGGTATTGGATTTTGGTTCTCAATACAGCCAGATAATTACAAGGAAAATTAGAGAAATAGGAGTATATGCACTTTTATGTCCTTATTCTCTTTCTATTCGTAATATTTTATCAAAAAAACCAAAAGGAATTATTTTATCAGGAGGGCCTTTTTCTGTTTATGAGAAAAATCCTCCATTAATATCCAGAAACATATTCCAGTTAAATATTCCTATACTTGGAATTTGTTATGGAATGCAACTTATTTCTTTTCTTTTTGGAGGAGAAATAGAACAATCCAAATATAAAGAATATGGAAAATCCAATTTTATTATAGATTGTTATAACAATGATTTATTCCATGGAATACCTAAGAAATCTATTGTTTGGATGAGTCATTTTGATGAAGTGAAAAAGCTGCCAAAAACATTAAAAGTGATAGGACATACTTCATCTTGTTCTATTGCTGCTTTAATTCATGAGAAGAAAGATATTTATGCCGTTCAATTTCATCCAGAAGTGAGTCATACAGAATTCGGAATTTCTATAATGAAAAATTTTATTCTTCATATTTGTAAATGTAATCTTAATTGGAAATTAAATCATTTTGTACTCGATTCTATTGTAAAAAAAATAAGAAAACGTGTAGATAGTAAAAAAGTCATATTAGGTTTTTCAGGAGGAATAGATTCTTTTGTAGCCGCTCATATAATTCATAAGGCTATTGGAGACTCTTTACATTGCATTTTCGTTGATACTGGGTTACTTTTAAAAAAAGAAAAAATATCTTTTTTATGTAAAAAAATGAATCTATTCGTTAAAATAATAGATGCTAAAAAACGTTTTCTATCCATTTTAACTGGAATAACTGATCCTGAAATGAAAAGAAAAATTATCGGAAAAGAATTTATTTCTATTTTTCAAAAAGAATCCGAAAAAATTAAAGATGTAGAATTTTTAGCACAAGGAACTATTTATTCGGATGTGATTGAATCTTCTACATCATCATCATTGATTAAATCTCATCATAATGTAGGAGGATTACCTCATTTAATGAAATTAAAACTTCTGGAACCCTTAAAATACTTATTTAAAGATGAAGTGCGTAAAATAGGTAAAAAATTGGGAATTCCAAAAGAAATCTTATATCGTCATCCATTTCCTGGTCCTGGATTGAGCATTCGTATTCTTGGAGAAGTCAATCAGAAAAAAATTTCCATCCTTAAAAAAGCGGAAAGTATTCTTTTACAAGAATTAAAAGATTATGATCTTTATGAATCCGTAAGTCAAGCTTTTATCATCCTATTACCCATAAAATCTGTAGGAGTTATGGGAGATAAAAGAACATATGAATATACTGCTGTATTACGTGTTACAAATACAGAAGATTTTATGACTGCTACTTTTTCACATTTGCCTTACAATTTTTTAGAAAAAATTTCGAATAGAATTATTAATGAAGTAGATGGAATTAATCGTTTGGTATACGATATTACTTCTAAACCTCCAGCAACTATAGAATGGGAATAA
- the purD gene encoding phosphoribosylamine--glycine ligase has protein sequence MKVLILGNGGREHAIGKKIFKDCHSVDLYFYPGNGGTNQIGKNIEDHHTTLDLCLFAKKNSIDLTIVGSETFLYDGIVDVFKNFGLAIMGAHYLAARLEVDRVFSKSFMKKYGVRTPKYKVFSSYQKAVDFLEKTHYSVVIKTSGIAAGKGVILAKNKTEAKNALNSIMIDKKFGKSGNTIIIEEFLKGQESSIISIFNGKEITPFLSAKDYKKIGEKETGSNTGGMGTIVPNPYMTNEVWMDFKKNILTPTLEGLLLEKLTFFGFIYFGLMITSNNVYLLEYNTRMGDPETQALLPLMNSNFFHIIQSALLQKKVSISWKKLCSCCVVLSSKGYPEKYESGKIIKGLNSLMEPFYIAGAKKEKERWITSHGRVLNMVGLGKTMDEAIKMAYNKVKKIHFENLYYRKDIGL, from the coding sequence ATGAAAGTTTTAATTCTTGGAAATGGAGGACGTGAACATGCTATTGGAAAAAAAATTTTCAAAGATTGTCACTCAGTGGATCTTTATTTTTATCCTGGGAATGGAGGAACCAATCAAATAGGAAAAAATATTGAGGATCATCATACAACATTGGATTTGTGTTTATTTGCTAAAAAAAATTCTATAGATCTAACTATTGTAGGATCTGAAACTTTTCTATATGATGGAATTGTAGACGTGTTCAAAAATTTCGGATTAGCAATAATGGGGGCACATTACCTTGCTGCTAGACTAGAGGTAGATCGTGTTTTTTCTAAATCATTTATGAAAAAATATGGAGTACGTACTCCTAAATACAAAGTTTTTTCTTCCTATCAAAAAGCTGTAGATTTTTTAGAAAAAACACATTATTCCGTAGTTATAAAAACTAGTGGAATAGCTGCAGGAAAAGGAGTGATATTAGCGAAAAATAAAACTGAAGCAAAAAATGCTTTAAATTCTATCATGATAGATAAAAAATTTGGAAAATCTGGAAATACAATTATCATAGAAGAATTTTTGAAAGGACAGGAATCCTCCATCATATCCATATTTAATGGAAAAGAGATCACTCCTTTTTTATCTGCTAAAGATTATAAAAAAATAGGAGAAAAAGAAACAGGAAGTAATACGGGAGGAATGGGGACTATAGTTCCTAATCCATATATGACCAATGAGGTTTGGATGGATTTTAAAAAAAATATATTGACTCCAACTTTAGAAGGTTTACTTTTAGAAAAATTAACTTTTTTTGGATTTATTTATTTTGGATTAATGATCACTTCGAATAATGTATACTTATTAGAATACAATACTAGAATGGGGGATCCTGAAACTCAAGCTTTATTGCCTTTAATGAACAGCAATTTTTTTCATATAATACAGTCCGCTCTTCTTCAAAAAAAGGTATCTATTTCTTGGAAAAAATTATGTTCTTGTTGTGTTGTTTTATCTTCAAAAGGATATCCTGAAAAATATGAAAGTGGAAAAATTATAAAGGGATTAAATTCTTTAATGGAACCTTTTTATATTGCTGGAGCTAAAAAAGAAAAGGAAAGATGGATAACGTCACATGGACGTGTTTTAAATATGGTAGGATTAGGGAAAACTATGGATGAGGCTATAAAAATGGCTTATAATAAGGTAAAAAAAATTCATTTTGAGAACTTATATTATCGAAAAGACATTGGATTATAA